In Virgibacillus sp. NKC19-16, a single genomic region encodes these proteins:
- a CDS encoding BCCT family transporter, translating to MKKKESYKNPVFFISAIILSLLVIIGAFMPEQFGTVAQALFDFTTVNFGWFYLLAVFVIILFLVGISMSKYGKMRLGPADSRPEYPFFTWVGMLFSAGFGVSLVFWSVAEPMSHFFVTPFPGLEPQTEEAARVAMGYSLFHWGISQWAVFAIAGLAIAFIQFRKRRSGLVSVAIEPVIGKNRGVANTINILAVIATVMGVATTVGLSFIQLNGGLSSVFGIPNNIGVQVIIALVMMACYLVSSGTGLDRGIKWLSNINLGLALLIMVIVFLLGPTVFILNSFVLGLGDYITNFIQYSLRLTPYAGGEWVYDWTIFYWAWAIAWSPFVGAFVARVSRGRTIREFVAGVMVVPPAIACVWIAVFGGTALYSDLNNGTQIAEAVNEDVTVALFQALEAVPFTDILSVISILLIFTFMVTSADSATYILGTMTSKGSLNPALITKIIWGVLITAIALVLLFTGGLNALQTASLTAALPFTVILLIMVVSIWKSIKGEYKKDK from the coding sequence ATGAAGAAAAAAGAATCTTACAAAAATCCGGTATTTTTTATCTCTGCAATTATTCTTAGCTTGTTAGTTATCATTGGTGCTTTCATGCCAGAGCAATTTGGCACCGTAGCCCAGGCACTTTTTGATTTTACGACGGTTAATTTTGGGTGGTTTTATTTACTGGCAGTATTTGTTATTATTCTATTTCTCGTTGGAATTTCCATGAGTAAATATGGAAAAATGCGGTTAGGGCCTGCAGATTCACGCCCGGAATACCCATTCTTTACATGGGTTGGTATGCTGTTTTCGGCGGGATTTGGTGTATCGCTTGTTTTCTGGAGCGTCGCAGAACCGATGAGTCACTTTTTTGTGACACCGTTTCCTGGCCTTGAGCCTCAAACCGAGGAAGCGGCTAGGGTGGCGATGGGTTATTCTTTATTCCACTGGGGAATTAGTCAGTGGGCCGTATTTGCGATTGCAGGACTAGCAATTGCTTTTATTCAATTCAGAAAAAGAAGAAGTGGATTGGTTTCTGTTGCTATCGAACCCGTTATCGGGAAAAACAGGGGGGTAGCGAATACGATTAATATATTGGCTGTCATTGCTACAGTCATGGGTGTTGCGACAACTGTTGGGTTATCGTTTATCCAGCTTAATGGGGGATTGTCATCCGTATTTGGGATTCCGAATAATATCGGGGTTCAGGTCATCATAGCTCTAGTCATGATGGCTTGCTATTTAGTTTCTTCCGGTACAGGATTGGATCGAGGAATAAAATGGCTGAGTAATATAAATTTAGGGTTGGCTCTGCTTATCATGGTAATTGTATTTTTACTTGGTCCAACGGTATTTATTTTAAACTCGTTTGTATTGGGCTTAGGCGATTACATAACCAATTTTATTCAGTATAGTCTGCGCTTGACGCCATATGCAGGCGGCGAGTGGGTATATGATTGGACGATATTCTACTGGGCATGGGCCATCGCCTGGTCTCCATTTGTAGGAGCATTTGTAGCACGGGTATCAAGAGGCAGAACCATCCGTGAATTTGTAGCAGGTGTGATGGTAGTACCGCCCGCTATTGCCTGTGTCTGGATTGCCGTATTTGGCGGAACAGCACTCTACAGTGATTTAAATAATGGAACACAAATTGCAGAGGCGGTTAATGAAGATGTAACAGTGGCCTTATTTCAAGCATTGGAAGCTGTGCCTTTTACAGACATCTTATCGGTCATCTCGATATTGCTGATTTTTACATTCATGGTAACTTCCGCTGACTCAGCAACGTATATCTTAGGTACCATGACATCCAAAGGAAGTCTAAATCCAGCCCTGATCACCAAAATCATCTGGGGTGTTCTTATCACAGCAATCGCCCTTGTATTATTATTTACAGGCGGATTGAATGCACTGCAAACAGCATCATTAACAGCAGCATTGCCATTTACAGTCATCCTGCTGATTATGGTTGTATCGATATGGAAATCGATTAAAGGAGAATACAAGAAAGATAAATAA